The Benincasa hispida cultivar B227 chromosome 11, ASM972705v1, whole genome shotgun sequence genome has a segment encoding these proteins:
- the LOC120091700 gene encoding dirigent protein 19-like, which translates to MALSSLFLSSIFTLSLFSLLSFSMEVEAETTYHHHHHRHLYLRSLHFSLFQHETINKTGYFIVSGVVGPSVSQTTTPFGTIFVFHDPLTTSANRASKLVGTAEGTSITSGLDGLQSISIAKISLRLKHHIGSLSIVGGTHNVKPSNHPIVGGTGDFLFVQGYVTSSPVDLVGITVVYKLEFHLYWPPYA; encoded by the coding sequence ATggctctttcttctctctttctctcttccattttcacactctctctcttttctctcttatctTTTTCGATGGAGGTCGAGGCCGAGACCACTTACCATCATCATCACCACCGCCACCTTTACCTCCGTTCTCTCCACTTTTCCCTCTTCCAACACGAGACAATCAACAAAACTGGCTACTTCATCGTGTCGGGAGTGGTTGGCCCTAGCGTGAGCCAAACCACCACCCCATTTGGCACCATATTTGTTTTTCACGATCCTTTAACCACTAGTGCCAACCGAGCATCGAAGTTAGTGGGCACGGCGGAGGGAACCTCCATAACCTCTGGTCTTGACGGCTTACAAAGCATTAGCATAGCCAAGATCAGCTTGCGTTTGAAGCACCACATCGGTTCCCTCTCAATCGTCGGTGGGACTCATAATGTTAAACCGTCCAACCACCCTATCGTTGGAGGGACTGGGGACTTCTTGTTCGTACAAGGCTACGTGACATCATCTCCAGTGGATCTCGTCGGCATCACGGTGGTTTACAAGTTGGAGTTTCATCTTTACTGGCCGCCTTATGCATAA